The window TTTGAGCTGTAATGTCATTATTACCCTCATATTAACATTAACTAACTTATACCTCTAAAAGTAATTTTActttattcaattaaaaaaaaaatctaattctctTAACTCATCCATGCTTTGCCAATGATGCTATTACAACAATCACTTGTAAGCTGTAAGTAAACAGGAGCAAGACAAAGTAACTAACTAATCAAACACTAGGTAGTATTATATTAGAACAACACTAACATGTAAGCAGCCTTATCTGAGTGCTAGAAATTATAACTCAAAATAAGGCTCAGGGGTAAGTGCTATGATTTTTACCCTTATTTGTCATTACATTTTGGCAACACCAAATATAACTAATTCAAATCACTATACAAAACTTGTGTATGTTAATGTGTATGTCCAAAGATTATTGACAATGAGGACTTAACATATACAAAGGTGTTGTAACAATCTAAGTTGTGTCATGCAAGAACAAGATATATTCATTGGGGACAGAGCCTCAAATGGAAAGCCAACTTGACCATGTCATGAATGAATTTCTACCATTAATTGATAAGGTTGGCTCTAACATGGATCCACAAGATTATTCAATCAATGGTGGAAGTTCGAAGCTGGCATAGTCAAGTGAATTTTCCAATCGTGAGAATTCAGTCCTGATATTCATTTGTTATGCAGCTCTTCATGGAATTGTAATTTGGAAAGTCATTACGAGACTCAAGCATCAACATTGGGGCCTGGATATGCTGGTAGACTCATTATGCGCTTATCTAAGACGGGACCTCCAACAGTAAAATGATAGAGGCTTTGGTAAGTTGACCCTTCAAACCCAAGCAACTGATGCACTGCAGAAGACACAAAAAGAAAACTAATGAAAGTCTATTCCAGTTATCATCACATCAAGCATAGTGTTGTCCAAGAAAAACCTTTTCCAGGATTTCAATGTTATAACTTAATGGAAAAAAGCTGTCTGAATTATCATTAAGAACGTATGCATACATCGAGATGAGTTCATATTGCTAGAGCTACTATCTTATGCACATGAACAGAATTGAAAGTATCCAATGAAGTTTCTATCTGGAAAGAATCACATTTTCCACCACAATCTAACAAGTTCACCCAGATGTTCAATTAGGAAATGATATAGAAAAGGAGCATAATAATAACTAAACTATGATGCTCATCAGTGACAGCTTAATAATGAAACATTGAATGAATTGAAGTATGATGCAAAATTAGCAATGGTAACTTGATGTGAAAGTGCAACTGCAGAAGTGATGATTAGTTATCAGTAGTTGTGTAGAATTCAATTCACTACTTCCTAGTTACTCAATCTTTGTATTAACTTATAAGTAGCAGATGCAACGTTGATCCACAAGTAACCAACAGACTGAGATTCTCAAAGTAATGGCGAGAAGGAAGAAGCATACCAGGGTCATCAAAGAAACAACCAATTCCAGTTGCTGAGATTCCAACAGCATGTGCTTCAAGGTACAATACCTGTCCAAGGACTCCAGTCTCCCAAAATAAACGAGGATACATCCATACATTCTTCTCACGCAATGTAGGCTCTAACCGAGCCAACATACCAAGGCTGAAGCAACCATCACTTGCAATCTCCTGCAAACATATGTCGCATTAAAAAAATGGAGATCAAAATATGCTAGATTATCAGTTCTATTTAAGCATTTTTTGACTCTTTTTGCAAGGGGAACAAAAAACGCTTCGTACAAAGAACACTATATATAAGGCCATCAAAACAGAGATACTAACTCTACATAATTACTGTACCTCAAAACTAGTAGCTCCTAGGAGgcttgaataaataaataaagagaataaCTAAGTTTTGAAACCCTCAACTTCAACTTCGAGACCTTTTCTCAGATTAATTTGCTGTTAAATATATTTCTAAGAGAATACAATTTGCAcaaggatttttatttgaaaGCAAATGCTAAATTCAGAACGCCTAACTAGCAAAAGCTATAGGCATAAAACCCAAAATTATTGTCCTAAAGAACAGGGAACCATTTTCTTTCTATGTCACTATGTATCATAACTTAAATGGGTTGATATTTGATTAAGTTTTCAGCATTTATGAAACTCTATCATTCAATGTAACAATCTGAAAGACAAGtgaaatattattaatcataatatgaACCTGATGGCACGAGAGCTGCTTGGCAAGCCGCTGACAATCAAATCTCAGGAGTTCATACAAAGGAAGCTCATTGGGACAGCCCTCTGGTTTGGCCCAGACAAAATCGGGACGCATAGCTTTCTTCAACTCACCCAAATGATCCTCATTCCTCACCAGGAAATACAAGCCCTGAGGCAAATCCACTACTCTATGAACAAACAAAGCAGCATGCACCTCAGCATCCCATGGAAGTGCCCGATATGGCAGCGCGAGCTGCCTCCTTTGCTTTCCTCCAGGTTGGCAACCTGAAGGAAGGCAATGTGACATCATCTGATAAAATGTATCCCTCTGAATTCCTGTAACTCCATCCATATCAACAGCGCTCCTTCGCTTCCTAACCACTTGCCTCACACTATATCCCTTGTAAGAACCCTCACTATAACTGCCACTACTCTGAAATGGATCCACCAAGAACCTATCCCCTGAAGTCAAAGGCTTCTTCACAATCTCAGAAGTTCTATATATAATATCCCAGCACACATGCTCCTTGCTAAGGGAATTCGGCTTCCCTCTCCATTCCAATTCCGGAAAAGACTCCAATATAGCATTACTCAACTCCTTGTAATCCAAATCAAAACCTTGAGTCCCACTTGGATAAACAAGCATAACACAATCAGGGTGCTCAAACTCAATCTCAGGGAACTTCCCCATAACAGCACGTGATGGAACCTCAAACTCGGGAAAGACATGGAGCCCCATAAGGTACTTCAATTCCTCACACCCTAAACCATCAAGAATCTTCACATCCCAACCAAGACCAGCAGCAGCCATAGCAACAGCACCAACAGCATGTCCAACATCATGATTACAGTACCTGAAAGCACGCTCCCCGTACTTCCAAGCCTCACGCCAGAAAATCGAAGACAACCCAACAAGGAAAGAGTTCAAAGGAAAGAACTTTTTGAAAAACCCAGGTGGGATTTTGGCCCTTACCTCCAAAGCATGTTCCTTTGGGGCATAATGACAAACACATGGTGTGTCAAAAAGTGATTCAATGGAGTTAGGTGCAATAACATAAGCCTCAGTTGGGTGAAGATTCCCACTACTCGGATTAACCCTTAAGGACCAAGTTGAAAAGCCCGTGGTTTTCCATGCCGAGAGAGCAAGAGAATCATAGAGGAACTTTGAGATGGTGGTTTTGGAAATGGGTTGTGGAGAAGGGAGAGAATGGAAGAGTGAATTGTAAAGGGGTGCATTTGCATCATCATCAGCATTGTTATCATCAGTGgggaaatggaggagagggaggagAGGGGAAGAGAGGTACCTGCGAAATGGGTTGGGCTGGTTGGCCCAATCAAGCCCATGTGGACCCCTGGCGTAGCGGTTGAAGTGGTGCTTGGTTTGGTTGTGGTATTTTAGCACGTGAGAGAGTTTGTTTTGGTCGaggttttgattttgttgttgtttttgttgttCAGTGGAAGTCGtagaaggtgaagaagaagaagaagaagaagaagagaaggaagccaTAGCTTGTGATTGGAATGAAGAAGGGTTGTTAATGGAGGGAATGAAATGGAACAGTGATGGCGGAAGTGGGTTCCGAAGGAGGAGTGACATTTTTTTcctatttcttttttaaaaaagcgGTAACAAATAATAAAGTGAGTTTTGTTGAGGTGTGTGGAAGCTCTGAGTTCTTTGCTTGAGAATCTCAATTCTCAAGTCTTCCTTGGACAGTTGGACCATGCTGTTGGGGACTTTCACTTTTGCTTGCTAGAGAATATTCGTTTTCatctgaaagaaaaagaaaaatgatatattctttttttacactcttgatttgaattttttttataaataaataatttaaatattttatttatcaaaatatatataatttagagcGTATTtacgaatttttattttattatatatctcgtttacaatataaataaattaattataaacatattttgtttacaaattatttattctgtaaacgaaatatatgaaaatttttaaatacgtAAAAGTTGATATACTCtacatattttatttatagtgTAAACAAAATATACTCATAATTATAAACGAAATATGagcatatataattataaaaatttaatttttataagtataaaaaataattgttttaaaaaataaaacggtATTAAATTGCATTAACTAACAATGCAATCATAAAAAGTAAACATTCTAATTTTGCTTGTTAAATTGCATTTaaactttttagtttttaccCAATTTTGTTGATAGTAACTCCAAAATTAAAGTAAACAATATAGATGTTCGATTTTTTTTTAACAgctaagataaaaaataatagttacaataataaatagttatattttagtataaaatgataaatatataattttgtatttattttaaaaaattctaaatttaatcTATATATATGGATAACTAACTAATTATAccaagagaagaaggagaaaaagtcCATGTAAAAAtagtttattgtttttatttaaaaaaattaaaaagaatattttttttcattttttgaccATTTAAATATACGACAATTCATctcattacaaaaataaaatgttactGCAATTCCTAATTAATTAATCTGTTAGACAAGTTCTTTTGTTAGTTTTTTCGTAAATTTTTAACAGAAAAATTTTATGTGTATCATTTATTACTGAAGTGTTAGAGAACAAATAGAGAGGGACAATTTGGTCTTGCGGCTCAAGATTTGATTATGGAGTAAGGGGTGGTGTTTTAGTTGAAAATAGGTGTATACAAAGTCAAATACGTAGAGGGTGTGTTACATGTAGCATGTGGGGGGCGTGCTAAGTCAGTATGTAGGGGGCGTGCTAACACGTGGTGAAGCCTGGTTCGTCTTGCGTGCTGACACATGACGAGCTCTGATTGACTGATGAAGCAACACGTGGAGGTGTGCTGAATACTCCTCTCTATATAAGAAAAAATTCGGTACCATTTTCATTGCGAAGAAGAGTGTGCTTTGAGTGTTTTTTGAGTGTGTTGGTAGTGTTCTTTGAGTGTGTTGGTAGTGTAATGGAGGGTACTGCGAACTTGGTAGTGTATCGCAACGGTGAGATAATATGGAATACTCATGAAGGAGTAAGGTTTGTGTGTCAGAATCCGTTTTCATTTGTGGTTCAATGCACCATGACGTTAATGGAGTTTCAGAACGGTCTCTGTCAAAGCATGAAGAATGGTGTGTTAAGGAGAGTGAGTAGAATTCTGTACCAAAATTCGGTTGTAGTTTTTGGTGGTTTAACACAGTTTGATATCATGCCGATTATTGATGATGCGAGTATGCAGAATATGTTCCAAATTCATCGGCAGACTCAATGCGACAGCCACAGATTGAGCTGTATGTCGAGTTTGAAAATGTAGAGGCAGATGAGATTCAAAATGATTTAGATATAGAGGATGATAGAGCTGCAGTGTACGAAGGAATGAATAGTGACAGTGAAGATGACTTCGAAGCCACTTATGAAGCCGGAGACGAAGACGGGGATGGTGATGTGGGAGTAGAGGCAGTAGCGAAGAATGTAGTGCTTCATCCCTCGGGTAGTCAACCGATGAACGTTCCACCTTTTATGCGTAACTTGGATCTTGACGCGATGTATGCACCAGAATTTTTGGAATATGCAAACATAGGTACTTGATGACTGAATAATACgtttttgttaatttatattaTGGACTGATTAATGAATGATGATTTCTGCTTTCTGTAGGCATTGTTGATCCTGAGAACGGAGAGTTCAAGATTGGAATGAAATACAGTTCTAGAAAGTCGGTCGTCGCAGCAATTAGAAGTTACATTATCTCTAGAGAAGTTGACTACAATGTGTATGAGTTTGAGCCATAGACATTCTATGCAAAATACAAGACGTATGGGCGTGGGTACGACTGGCTTATCCGTGCCAACTTGATACGGAAAAAAGGTTGTTGGGAGATATACAGATACAATGGTAGGCACACGTGCACAATGGGAACAATTTCACAGGATCATTCCAAGTTGGACTCGGATACAGTTGTTGAGGCTATAAGGCCATTGGTCGAGACTGACCCGTCCATCAAGGTAAAATCTTTAATAGCGAAAGTCCAATCAAGGTTCAACTATACCATCAGTTAccgaaaggcttggttggcaaagcagaagtccATAGCCAAAGTTTTCGGTGGTTGGGAGGATTCTTACCATGCTTTGCCATGGTGGATCTCGATCATGGTTCAGAAGATGCCTGGTTCAATTGTCCAAATAGAAACACGACCACTGTACAACGGGAATGAGGAGGCGCACGGTGTAAAAATACTTCATCGCGTATTTTGGAGTTTCAATCAATGCATTAGGGTGTTTAGGCATTGCAAGCCTCTAGTTCAGGTTGACGGGACATACCTATATGAAAAATACAAAGGTATACTTTTGGTTGctgttgcacaagatgggaaccaGAACATTGTGCCGATCGCTTTTGCCTTGGTGGAAGGAGAGCCAGCTGATGTGTGGCACTTCTTTCTCAGGAATCTGCGAACGCATGTTTTTAGAAGAGACAGTGTGGGTATGATCTCAGGCCGACATGAGTCAATCTGAGCAGCAGTAAATCGTTCTAGAGGTGAATGGCAACCTCCAAGAGCATGGTGGATATTTTTGTACAAGGCACATCGGCAGCAACTTCGTAAGGGCATTCAAAGTCCATCACTTGTAAAAACTTATTGTCAACATAGGGTATTCAAGAACGGTGGAGGAGTACAACATCAACTATAAGAGTTTAGAAGAGCGAGGAGAGGCATATGCCAGGTGGTGCGATGCCATTGGACTCCAATATTGGGTATTGGCATTCGATGAGGGACATTGATGGGGCCGTATGATGACGAACCTTGTCGAGTGCATTAACTCAGTGTTAAAGGGTGCCCAAAATCTACCTGTGTTGGCACTCGTCCGAGCAACGTATTATCGGTTAAATGAAATTTTTACGCGAAAGAGTGCTGAAGCTCACGAACACAAGCGTGTTGGATTTACTTACTCCGTATTTGCACAACAACGGATAGAAGTAAATATGCAACAGGCTGGGAATATAGTTGTGCACCGGTTTGATAGACAAAATGATGTGTTTGAGGTGAGCAAAATGACTAGCGGAAAGGGTCTTAGTTATTGATCTTGCGCGACGGACCTGTGACTATGGGCACTTTCAGGTGGAACGACTACCATGTCGCCATGTTATTGCTTGTTGTGCTAACCAGCCTCTCGATTGGCAGTTGTATGTGCATGATGTGTACAAGATTATAGAGGTTCGTAAGGATTTGAGTCCACACCATTAGGCGATCCCGAGACATGACCTGCTTATAAGGGACCCACATTGGTCGCTAATCCTACCTTGATGGCTACCATGACTGTGGTCCAGTGGTTGTGGTATATGATAAGGAAATGGCTCAAATACTGCATGCTGAGGTGGACCCTAAGGTGCATCCTGAGGTGCAGGTGGTTGTGGTGCTGGTGGCTGATATGGATGCTGAGGAACGTGCTTCGACAATCTCGATATATGTCCGTACGAGCCTACGTACTAATCCCAGTACTCCACCGTCGGTATAAAGTCACAGGTCAGAAGGGGGTGCAGATCCCGCAGCCGAGTGTTTCGCTTGTTGCCTCATTTTGCTATCCATACTCCATGTAAAACTGTTCAGTCATGAAGTTGCACTCCGTGAAGAGTGATGCAATGCTGGTCCAGTAGAATGTCTCTTGCTACTCCTGGAGGAGGTTGTGCATGCCCAAACTGACGTATCACTCAGTCCACAGGGTGCCGTTCGACACACTCGAACGACAACAACAGAGCAACGATGTCACACACCTCAAGATATCCATGTAACTCGTCGGGTATGATCAATCCATCGTATGGCCGCCACTCAAACTGCCACATATTATTGGTATATTAGAACCCTAATATTAATGTTTGGAAATAGGAATCACACGAACCCTAAATATTTACCTCTTCCATGTAGTCTATATCTTGCCTAAATTTTGCTGCGGTCTTCGATAACCACGTTGTGGTCCGTTCCGAATGACTCCACCTGAAACATGAttcattgaaaaaattttaaaaagtcacCGTAAATCAAACATGCATCGTGAATATAACGCAGGACTAAAATAGGTTTTTGTTACCTCATGACAACTGGTATCTCAGCCAGTGGAAGGGTCTATCTCGGTACGGACACAATACAGGGCATTCGCTCCCATGCCCAAACAAACAACAGATTAAGAGGGCCATCCATCTCCTTTGTATCATACCTTGATGCACGACATAGTGCTCTGTAAAGATATGCGAGACATGCTGACCCCCAACTATAAGTATGGATCCGCTCGAAATTGTGAAGCAATGGTAGATACTTTGCGTGGGCATATGCGGTTGACTTATCTGTGAATAGAGTCGAACCCAACAAACAGAAAATCTGCCATCTGACATATCTCTTAATGGACTCTTTAGTGTCTAACGGTTCTGCGTCTCTGATACATCGAACCCAACCCAGCTTTATATAGGACTTCGAAGAACTACTGACTTCTAGTTCACGACCAAATATCGCGATGCTCTGGCTCTGTAGGAAGTCGCTACTACTATCTGTTCATTCGCTCACATGCTCTCCATCAATGGGTAGGCTAAATATATGAGCGACTTCTTCCAGTATTACAATAATCTCACCCATCGGCAATACAAAGGTGTGAGTTTCTGGCCTCCACCTTTCCACCAGAGCAGCTAATAAGGGGTAAAATCCTCTTATCACCCCAATCCTAGAAACATGGTAGAAACCCGTCGAGCGTAAGTGGTTTTCGACCATCGAGTTCAACGTCAGTGGCGGATCCAATTTACGGACCATCAAATTCTTGTTAGGCTGGTtccacaaaaatatatttattagtttaaagaaataataattcttACAAATAATAAATCGAcatcaatataaatattattataaatattcacatttttattataatatttatttattaaaatatctaaCAAATATtaccatatttattttttaaaaaatatttattcatttattaatattcaaattatttattaaactcacagaaaaataatttcattctaagaaaaataataaaaaatttatatattaacatttatttctctaaatattataaatatatagttatacttccacttctttttttaaataaataaatataaatgattgattttttttccgaaatcaaaatatttattttttcaatatttaataacgatatattttataaatatttacatatttattataatatttatttatgaaaattttgaaaatacatGTTCGACAcgcatatttatttttaaaaagtcaaaatatttatttatttattagtatattcataacaaaaattatacaatatatatttcattatagtatttttataacagaaaattaatttaattataacaaaaaaattatatatctacgtttatataaaataaaatataattatactttacaaataaaaattttattctaaaatattcataaaatacaaaaataataatcctactatatttttatatgatactaacaatatttaaaaaaaatttaaataaataaaaaatataatttatcaaCTTACATAAATTGGATGatccaaataatttataatatatttttcggATGTCGTATAATTACgtaccattttttttaaataaatgcaaactaatattttttctctattttttttagcaCCACTAAACCAAACActatccttctttctttcttttctcgcAACCCTTCATACACTAACAGCAACCGTTCTTCTCTCTAGCACACACTAACAGCAACAACCCTTCTTCTCTCTCAAATACTCTAATGCATGTGATAGGGTGAGGGTCTTTTTTTATAGAGCCCAAGAGTAACGTTCGCTGCTTATCGGGGTGGAAGAACTGTTGCCTGCATGCAGACGGCCTCCAACATGTCCACCCTGTGTTACTGCAGCACATTGAGAAGGCGCGGAACTCTGTAAAGCCTAGCTGATTCGCAGGCACCGTGTGTTGTCAGGGAGCTGCATGCGCGTCGCGTCACCACGCCCACGACGTGTTGCTGAGGAACTAGCACGCCTTTGACGGACAGCGGTACCACGCCCCCTGCATGTTGACCGTGACATCTACAAACCAGCAAAGCACCTCCCTCCTCAATATTCAGCCAAAACACTAATACACCCTCcatatgaaaaataatttctGCCTTATTGCATTATCAAAACATCTGGATAATATTGTGTTGAACACACTGTATAATTTCTTGAAGATTTTAGTTCCTAAGGTataggttgaaaatttttttgttcccaactttttttttacatataaaatcgtattttttacttaatattaaattttattaccaaattaccctaactaaaaaaattataaaataaaaaaacaagagTGAAAAAAACGGACGAGAGGGAGAAAGGGAATTacgtggggggggggggggagggactCGCCGAGGGGAAGGGGAGGGGGAGGGAAGAAGAAGACGGCGGAAGGGAAGGTGGCGACGACAACGACGCCAGCAGATCGACGAGGAGGACATCCGCGCGCATCGTCGTTCTGCTCCTCATCGCTAGCCGCTCGCCGTTGCTTCTCGTCGCTCATCGCTGGTCCATTCTTCTAATGGAAGTGGCAAAAGTGGAAGCTTTCTAATGGAATTCGCTTTATACCCGAAGCTTGGTCTTAGAAACACACTTCCAAATCCTATAGCATCTCAACCATTTTTCAAAACACTAAGCTGGCAGCGCTATTCAGGGACATCATGTGACCTTTTCTTTCAAGGTTCAGTGGGTGGGACAAGCATCCCCAATCTCAGACACCCTCCTCCTTCGAGAGAAAGTTATGCCGACACAGCAAACtcaaacctctctctctctctctctctctctctctctctctctctctctctctctctctctctctctctctctctctctctctctctcaaaacatCGGGTTCTAGTAACATGTCACCAAGTCTCGGGTTGAATAACATGTTGAATTTCAGTGGTGCACATGTGACACAACTTGCTACATCATCCCATAGTGAATCCATTCATCAAGTTCCGAATTCCGCATGGTGTTCGAATAAGATTGTCCTCAATCTAGGTCTCAGTCAATTCTCACAGCTTCCCAATAGCCAAGTTTCCGACGAGTTTGATGCACTACAACCAGGTAGGAGGCATCATGTGAATCTAGAGTAGTTctgattctaattttatttttctgcttctaATTCTATTGTTGTTGATTCTTCTACTTCTGttctatttttgttgttgtttttcggAGTTGAAAGAGATGGTGatggtttcttttttttcttcttctcttttactGTTGCTAGTTGAAATGAATTGTGTTTTGATTCTTTGATATTTGTTAGTTGAATTTTTATTGCTGCGGTTGAAAttctagttgaagaagaagaaaaagaagaagatatgctGGTgcgatagaaaaaaaaaaaaagaagaatagaaattgAGTATTTTAGTAAAGAAAGGAGAAGGGTATTTTGGTTCgaaggataattttaaaaatatatcacattcataatatatatatatatatataacaagctcttaaaatttttataaataaaaaaataataaatttttattcgtataatatataaaataattactatattattattattattattattattattatattatagattaaaatttagtaatttaaattttgtttttatttttaatataagtattagaaataaataaattttttataacaagatgtaatgtaacaaaatat is drawn from Arachis hypogaea cultivar Tifrunner chromosome 12, arahy.Tifrunner.gnm2.J5K5, whole genome shotgun sequence and contains these coding sequences:
- the LOC112728238 gene encoding uncharacterized protein encodes the protein MSLLLRNPLPPSLFHFIPSINNPSSFQSQAMASFSSSSSSSSSPSTTSTEQQKQQQNQNLDQNKLSHVLKYHNQTKHHFNRYARGPHGLDWANQPNPFRRYLSSPLLPLLHFPTDDNNADDDANAPLYNSLFHSLPSPQPISKTTISKFLYDSLALSAWKTTGFSTWSLRVNPSSGNLHPTEAYVIAPNSIESLFDTPCVCHYAPKEHALEVRAKIPPGFFKKFFPLNSFLVGLSSIFWREAWKYGERAFRYCNHDVGHAVGAVAMAAAGLGWDVKILDGLGCEELKYLMGLHVFPEFEVPSRAVMGKFPEIEFEHPDCVMLVYPSGTQGFDLDYKELSNAILESFPELEWRGKPNSLSKEHVCWDIIYRTSEIVKKPLTSGDRFLVDPFQSSGSYSEGSYKGYSVRQVVRKRRSAVDMDGVTGIQRDTFYQMMSHCLPSGCQPGGKQRRQLALPYRALPWDAEVHAALFVHRVVDLPQGLYFLVRNEDHLGELKKAMRPDFVWAKPEGCPNELPLYELLRFDCQRLAKQLSCHQEIASDGCFSLGMLARLEPTLREKNVWMYPRLFWETGVLGQVLYLEAHAVGISATGIGCFFDDPVHQLLGFEGSTYQSLYHFTVGGPVLDKRIMSLPAYPGPNVDA
- the LOC140176865 gene encoding serine/threonine-protein phosphatase 7 long form homolog produces the protein MSDEKQRRAASDEEQNDDARGCPPRRSAGVVVVATFPSAVFFFPPPPLPLGESLPPPPHPNKNLMVRKLDPPLTLNSMVENHLRSTGFYHVSRIGVIRGFYPLLAALVERWRPETHTFVLPMDSSSDFLQSQSIAIFGRELEVSSSSKSYIKLGWVRCIRDAEPLDTKESIKRYVRWQIFCLLGSTLFTDKSTAYAHAKYLPLLHNFERIHTYSWGSACLAYLYRALCRASRWSHSERTTTWLSKTAAKFRQDIDYMEEFEWRPYDGLIIPDELHGYLEVCDIVALLLSFECVERHPVD